In the Gemmatimonadota bacterium genome, AATCTTGACATAATGTCGAAAATAGTATTATTTGGATGTAATCGCGGCCCTCTCGTGGGGTCGTTTTTGGTTTATGGAAGCGCGTGGGCGATACTAATTTCTTGATAATAACGGCTAAAGGCCATTTATGCGTAGCAAAAAGCTATCAAAGCGTTCTGGTATCCGACATTCAGTTCTCGGCGCGATAGGCAATACGCCGCTGTTGCGTATCCGGGAATTGGATGACAAGATCAATCCCGAGGTTGAAATCTGGGCGAAGTTGGAGATGTTTAACCCGGGCGGATCGGTCAAGGATCGCCCCGCTTTGCAGATGATTGAAGATGCTGAAAAAGCGGGTGTGCTCACGCCGGAGAAAGTGATTCTGGATTCGACTTCGGGCAATACGGGTATTGCGTATGCGATGATCGGCGCGGCAAAGGGATACCGCGTCGAGTTGGTTATGCCCGAGAGCGTGAGCATTGAGCGGCGATACGTCATTCAGTCTTATGGGGCTGATCTGGTGTTGAGCGATCCTCTCGAAGGCTCAGATGGTGCGATTTTGAAATGTCGAGAACTTCTGGCTTCAAATCCCGATTTGTATTACAAACCCGATCAGTACAATAATCCGTCCAATTCCAGGGCGCATTATTTGCACACAGCACCGGAAATCTGGTCGCAGACCCAGGGCAGGGTGACGCATTTTGTGGCGACGTTGGGCACGAGTGGTACTGTTATGGGTACTGGCAGAGGTCTGAAGGCATTTAATC is a window encoding:
- a CDS encoding cysteine synthase family protein; the protein is MRSKKLSKRSGIRHSVLGAIGNTPLLRIRELDDKINPEVEIWAKLEMFNPGGSVKDRPALQMIEDAEKAGVLTPEKVILDSTSGNTGIAYAMIGAAKGYRVELVMPESVSIERRYVIQSYGADLVLSDPLEGSDGAILKCRELLASNPDLYYKPDQYNNPSNSRAHYLHTAPEIWSQTQGRVTHFVATLGTSGTVMGTGRGLKAFNPDVQIIAVEPPEFHGIEGLKNMDVSIVPGIYDPSVWDQKIRIETEDAYDIARWLTRDMGLLVGQSCGAAMAAALRVAETLDKGVIVTLFPDSGEKYMSTPLWRLDSMG